DNA from Coriobacteriia bacterium:
GGCTCGAAGATGGTTCATTTTCCCCAAGTGATTCTGAAATTCGGAAAGCCCCTCCATCCGTCCGACTTCGAGGGGTCTCGAAAAGATAAAATGGCTGCGATGACGACGGCAGTGATGAAAGATATAGCGTGGTTACGCGATGGTGCCCGTGCCTTGGAAAAGAAGTAGAGAAGCGAACCCATGAAAGTCTTGATTGCACAATATGCGGGAGTTTGTTACGGGGTGGAGCGCGCTTTGCGTTTTGCCGAGCAAGCTACGAAAGACTCAAATTCGGTGCACAGCCTCGGTCCTCTGATCCATAATCCGCAGGCGGTCGAGAGGCTACGTTCCATCGGCGTCGAAGTCGCGGAATCCGTCGATGAGATCGAAGAGGGAACCCTTGTCATCAGGAGCCACGGTGTGGCGCCCGAGGTCATCGCGGAAGCGAAAAAGCGCAATCTGAACGTCATCGACGCCACCTGTCCTCACGTGAGTAAAGCTCAAGAGGCGGCGGCATTGCTGGCCGAGCAAGGGTATAGAGTCGTCATCGTCGGTGAGGCCGACCACCCCGAGGTCGCCGGAATAAAGGCATATGCCGGGGATGAGGCGCTCGTCGTTTCGAGTCCGAAGGAAATTCCGGCTCGTATCGGCGGGCGGAAGGTCGGTGTCGTGGTTCAAACGACACAGCTTGAGGAAACGCTTGAAGAAGTCGTCGCCGAGTTGCTAGAAAAAGCCAGTGAGCTTCGCGTCTTCAACACGATTTGCAGTGCAACCTCGAAACGCCAGCAGGCGGCTCATGAAATCGCGCAACAGGTGGATGTCGTGGTGGTCGTCGGCGGGCATAACTCCGGAAATACGACGCGCCTTGCAGAAATCTGCCGGAGCGTCAACCCGCGCACCTATCACGTGGAAACCGCTGACGAGCTCGAACCGGAATGGTTCACCGGTGCAAAAATCGCCGGTGTCACGGCGGGTACCTCAACGCCGGATGAGCAAATGCGCGGTGTGATCCATGTTCTTGAAGGGATGAATACTTAGATGGGCATCGAAACGGATAACTCATTGCTACCTACTGATAATTCGGACCGTTACGAGCGCTCGGAAGGGCGGCCCGGAGCCGTGCTGAAGACGGTTGCTCCCGGTTCTCCGGCAGATGAGGCCGGACTTGTTCCGGGGGAGCGAATCGTGCGTATCGAGGGCGAAGAATTGAGAGATATCATCGACTGGATGTGGTATGCCGATGATACGGAAGCCGAAATCGATGTTGAAGATAGCGGCAAAACGGTGCGCGAGGTGACACTTTCTCGCGACCTGGGGCAAGATTGGGGTATCGAGTTCGAGGATATTTTATTCGACGGCATCCGCCGGTGCCACAACGCTTGTACCTTTTGCTTTATGAACCAACTTCCGCAAGGGATGAGAGACTCA
Protein-coding regions in this window:
- a CDS encoding 4-hydroxy-3-methylbut-2-enyl diphosphate reductase — encoded protein: MKVLIAQYAGVCYGVERALRFAEQATKDSNSVHSLGPLIHNPQAVERLRSIGVEVAESVDEIEEGTLVIRSHGVAPEVIAEAKKRNLNVIDATCPHVSKAQEAAALLAEQGYRVVIVGEADHPEVAGIKAYAGDEALVVSSPKEIPARIGGRKVGVVVQTTQLEETLEEVVAELLEKASELRVFNTICSATSKRQQAAHEIAQQVDVVVVVGGHNSGNTTRLAEICRSVNPRTYHVETADELEPEWFTGAKIAGVTAGTSTPDEQMRGVIHVLEGMNT